The genomic stretch GCGCGGCGGAGACTGGTCAGCAGCTGGCCGGCGACACGGCCCGGGACGCGGCTGTCCACCGGGCCCAGGAAGCGGGTGGACGGCGGGAAGCCGAGCATCGCCGCCACGGTGGCCGTCTCGCGCAGCACCCGGCCCCGCAGGGTGGTCGGCGCCTCGGCGGGCTGCTGCTGGAGCGCGAAGATCGCCGTCCGCACCTCCTGAACGGTCGACTCCAGCTCGTCGACCGCCTTGCCGAGCATGTCCTGCACGGCCTCCACCCGGGCCCGGCGCTGCGCCGCCTGCAGCATCATGCCGGTGGCGAACAGCCGCTGGACGACCAGGTCGTGCAGATCGCGGGCGATCCGGTCCCGGTCCTCGTACACCGCGAGCCGCTCTCTGCGGTGCCGGGCGCCGGCGAGGACCAGGGCGAGCGCGGCCTGGGAGGCGAACTGGCCGGCCAGGCGCCGTTCGGCGTCCGTGTACGGGCGGGCACCGCGCTGGCGCGGCAGCGCGAGCGTGCCGATCAGCTGGCCGCTCGCCTGGAGCGGTAGCATCATGCTGGGCCCGAACCGGTGCCGGACCCGGGTCGTCATCCGCGGGTCGGTCGCCGAGTCCTCGATGAACACCGGCTCGCCGCCCAGTAGTTGCTCCAGCACCGGGCTGCCGGGCTCGATCGTCGTACCGACGAGGTCCCCGGGGTCGTCGTGCGTCGACGCGGTCACGATCTCCATCCCGCCCTCGGGAGTGGGCTGGAGGATGACACCGGCGGAGGCGCCGGCGAGCAGCCGGGCCCGTTCCGCGACCGTCATCAGCGCGTCCGCGGCGCTCTCGCCGGTCAGCAGCGCCGTGGTGACGGCCGCCGCG from Streptomyces roseochromogenus subsp. oscitans DS 12.976 encodes the following:
- a CDS encoding GAF domain-containing protein codes for the protein MPGDPVPHLPPLLEAVLGVGSELELRTTLQRIVDGAAELTGARYAALRTADPGQEGPAEIRTTTPPPEDGDGLDVPILVGSEPFGRLYLAGKSGGGPFTAEDEQLLRVLATRAGTAIGNARLYEAARQRERWIEGAAAVTTALLTGESAADALMTVAERARLLAGASAGVILQPTPEGGMEIVTASTHDDPGDLVGTTIEPGSPVLEQLLGGEPVFIEDSATDPRMTTRVRHRFGPSMMLPLQASGQLIGTLALPRQRGARPYTDAERRLAGQFASQAALALVLAGARHRRERLAVYEDRDRIARDLHDLVVQRLFATGMMLQAAQRRARVEAVQDMLGKAVDELESTVQEVRTAIFALQQQPAEAPTTLRGRVLRETATVAAMLGFPPSTRFLGPVDSRVPGRVAGQLLTSLRRALDTAARRRAVSRIEVTIDATASLTDGRAAVRLTVHDDGYTEAGEDTEEGTTVTWQAPL